One genomic window of Halorhabdus sp. CBA1104 includes the following:
- a CDS encoding Lrp/AsnC family transcriptional regulator, translating to MSRSIDAIDEQILYYLSQEARHTSAPDIAEQVDVSAPTVRNRIRQLEEEGIIQGYHAHIDYEKVEGRLVNHYVCSTGDRDREELARRALDISGVINVREILSGRGDLRIKVVGTDTDDLTRIAQDLSSLGIEIDDEDLGYREYFRPYAPFGPRDEEPISPVSGVAGLTGDANVVELIVEDETPIVGKTLQEANEEGVLTSDLLVVRINRDGESISPTGETTIEAGDFITVHSRSGISEGTLSAFTGQ from the coding sequence ATGTCCCGGAGTATCGACGCGATCGACGAACAAATCCTGTATTATCTCTCTCAGGAGGCGCGCCACACCTCGGCACCGGACATCGCAGAGCAGGTCGACGTCTCGGCACCGACGGTCCGCAACCGGATCCGCCAACTCGAGGAAGAGGGGATCATCCAGGGCTATCACGCCCACATCGATTACGAGAAAGTCGAGGGGCGCCTGGTCAACCATTACGTCTGTTCGACGGGCGACCGCGACCGGGAGGAACTCGCCCGGCGGGCACTGGACATTTCGGGGGTGATCAACGTCAGGGAGATCCTCTCGGGCCGGGGAGACCTCCGGATCAAAGTGGTCGGGACCGACACCGACGATCTGACGCGCATCGCCCAGGATCTCAGCTCGCTGGGGATCGAGATCGACGACGAGGACCTGGGCTATCGGGAGTACTTTAGACCTTACGCGCCTTTTGGCCCTCGCGACGAAGAGCCGATCTCGCCGGTCTCGGGCGTCGCCGGGCTGACGGGTGATGCCAACGTCGTCGAGTTGATCGTGGAAGACGAGACGCCGATCGTCGGCAAAACCCTCCAAGAAGCCAACGAGGAGGGGGTGTTGACGTCGGATCTCCTCGTGGTGCGGATCAACCGCGACGGCGAGTCGATCTCGCCGACGGGCGAAACGACCATCGAGGCGGGTGACTTCATCACGGTCCACTCTCGATCCGGGATCTCCGAGGGGACGCTGTCGGCGTTTACGGGACAATGA
- the trkA gene encoding Trk system potassium transporter TrkA — MRVIVIGAGEVGSSVAGSLADEHEVVVVDVDGDRIDALTYELDVLAIEGDGAAIETLREAGLEASDLLIAVTDDDETNIVSCGTAKTLADVTTIARVRSTKYLNTWNNAEGALGVDAMVGTNLLTARKIASMIGLPAARDVDTFAEGTIQMADFELAADSPVAGQTVAQADRFDDLTFAAILCPDEDGTCEEIVIPRGETTLTAGDEVVVIGTDEAVTAFSHAVAPDDDYHDVLVVGGSSVGYQTAKLLEERGIRPKLIDHDPERARYLSEALSGTTVLEADATDRDFLKRENIDAVDVVVTTLESDEGNLLAGLLAKRLGADRAIAVVEDRSYVDLFETVGIDVAVQPREVAAEEITRFTREQHAENVAIIGSDQAEVIEIEIDSESVFDGRPIREVAADLPDGVVVGAITRDGKYIRPRGETIVETGDHVVVFAEAAGLDETLAKL, encoded by the coding sequence ATGCGGGTGATCGTCATCGGCGCTGGCGAAGTCGGCTCCAGCGTTGCTGGGAGTCTCGCCGATGAACACGAGGTCGTCGTGGTGGACGTCGACGGCGATCGCATTGACGCGTTGACCTACGAACTGGACGTGCTGGCGATCGAGGGCGACGGCGCGGCCATCGAGACGCTCCGGGAGGCTGGTCTCGAAGCGTCCGACCTGTTGATCGCCGTGACAGACGACGACGAGACGAACATCGTCTCCTGTGGTACCGCGAAGACGCTTGCCGACGTCACGACGATCGCCCGCGTGCGCTCGACGAAGTACCTCAACACCTGGAACAACGCCGAGGGGGCGCTGGGCGTAGACGCGATGGTCGGGACGAACCTACTAACCGCCCGGAAGATCGCGAGCATGATCGGGCTTCCGGCTGCCCGGGATGTCGATACGTTCGCCGAGGGTACCATCCAGATGGCCGACTTCGAACTCGCCGCGGACAGCCCGGTTGCCGGCCAGACCGTCGCCCAAGCAGATCGCTTCGATGATCTCACGTTCGCTGCGATCCTCTGTCCCGACGAGGACGGCACCTGTGAGGAGATCGTTATTCCCCGTGGGGAGACGACACTCACGGCCGGCGACGAGGTAGTCGTCATCGGGACTGACGAGGCAGTGACGGCGTTCAGCCACGCCGTCGCTCCTGACGACGATTATCACGACGTTCTGGTCGTCGGTGGGAGTTCGGTCGGCTACCAGACGGCCAAACTCTTAGAAGAACGTGGGATTCGCCCGAAGCTGATCGACCACGATCCCGAACGAGCCCGGTATCTCTCCGAGGCCCTCTCGGGAACGACTGTCCTCGAAGCAGACGCGACCGATCGGGACTTCCTCAAGCGGGAGAACATCGACGCCGTCGACGTCGTCGTCACGACCTTAGAGTCCGACGAGGGTAACCTGCTTGCGGGATTGCTCGCGAAGCGACTCGGTGCCGACCGGGCGATCGCCGTCGTCGAAGACCGATCGTACGTCGACTTGTTCGAGACTGTCGGCATCGACGTGGCCGTCCAGCCCCGCGAGGTGGCCGCCGAAGAGATCACGCGCTTCACCCGGGAACAACACGCAGAGAACGTCGCCATCATCGGCAGCGATCAGGCAGAGGTCATCGAGATCGAGATCGATTCGGAGAGTGTTTTCGATGGCCGGCCGATCCGTGAAGTCGCGGCGGATCTCCCGGATGGCGTCGTCGTCGGTGCGATCACGCGTGACGGCAAGTATATCCGGCCACGCGGGGAGACAATCGTCGAGACTGGCGATCACGTCGTCGTCTTCGCCGAAGCCGCGGGGCTGGACGAGACACTCGCCAAACTATGA
- a CDS encoding TrkH family potassium uptake protein codes for MNGYVRVDWRASLSLTGRVLLYLAVPLSIPLVTAVIYGEGWIPFLVTIGVTTLAGFALSQLDDDHDLGAREGFLMVAATWLAVALVGTIPYLLADHGTASTLSWPNVPNALFESMSGFTTTGATVMGQIGVEHHSHALLLWRQLTQWLGGMGIVVLAVAILPELSVGGAQLMDAEAPGPGIEKLTPRIAETARVLWIAYFAFTVLEIFLLYGLQLTGLAQEMTLFNAISHGLTTLPTGGFSPEAYSIQAFSAAVQWVIIPFMVVAGTNFALFWGLVRGEPLSLLEDEEFRFYTGVMATLTAVLTVVLFVGPSLPGTTGLAGIEESLRHGLFQVVSIVTTTGYASFDFNNWTTTAQYLLLFGMFLGGSAGSTGGAIKMVRWLVIAKSIKRELFTTVHPEAVSPVRLGGRALDESAVRGIHTFTLLYIALFFLGVVVLMLDAGRVGMELQVLDGLSAIAATIGNVGPGFGVVGPMESYLPFPWTSKLWMVFLMWIGRLEIFPVLVLLTRAYWRS; via the coding sequence ATGAACGGGTACGTCCGGGTAGACTGGCGGGCCAGCCTCTCGTTGACCGGCCGGGTCCTGCTGTACCTCGCCGTACCGCTCTCGATCCCGCTCGTCACGGCCGTCATCTACGGTGAGGGCTGGATTCCGTTTCTCGTGACGATCGGTGTGACGACACTCGCCGGCTTCGCCCTCTCCCAACTCGACGACGACCACGATCTGGGCGCTCGCGAAGGGTTCCTGATGGTCGCAGCGACCTGGTTGGCGGTAGCGCTGGTCGGGACGATCCCGTATTTGCTTGCGGACCATGGCACGGCGTCGACGCTTAGCTGGCCCAACGTCCCCAACGCGCTCTTCGAATCGATGAGCGGCTTCACGACCACGGGGGCGACGGTGATGGGACAGATCGGCGTCGAGCACCACTCTCACGCCCTCTTGTTGTGGCGACAGCTGACCCAGTGGCTGGGCGGCATGGGGATCGTCGTCCTCGCGGTAGCGATCCTGCCCGAACTCTCGGTCGGTGGTGCCCAGTTGATGGACGCCGAAGCGCCCGGTCCCGGCATCGAGAAACTCACGCCCCGGATCGCCGAGACGGCCCGGGTGCTGTGGATCGCGTACTTCGCCTTCACTGTCCTCGAAATTTTCCTGTTGTACGGGCTGCAACTGACTGGCCTCGCCCAGGAGATGACGCTGTTCAACGCGATCTCTCACGGCCTGACGACACTGCCGACCGGCGGGTTCTCCCCTGAGGCGTACTCGATCCAGGCGTTCTCGGCGGCTGTCCAGTGGGTCATCATCCCCTTCATGGTCGTCGCGGGGACCAACTTCGCGCTGTTCTGGGGCCTGGTTCGCGGGGAACCACTCTCGTTGCTGGAAGACGAGGAGTTCCGCTTCTACACCGGCGTGATGGCCACCCTGACTGCCGTGCTGACGGTCGTCCTCTTCGTGGGGCCGAGTCTGCCGGGTACCACCGGGCTGGCTGGGATCGAAGAATCGCTCCGGCACGGCCTCTTCCAGGTGGTTTCGATCGTCACGACGACGGGGTACGCGAGCTTCGACTTCAACAACTGGACGACGACCGCCCAGTACCTGCTTCTCTTTGGCATGTTTCTCGGTGGCTCGGCGGGGTCGACCGGCGGTGCGATCAAGATGGTTCGCTGGCTGGTGATCGCCAAGTCGATCAAACGGGAGCTGTTCACGACGGTCCATCCCGAGGCGGTCAGTCCCGTCCGGCTGGGCGGCCGGGCACTCGACGAGTCGGCGGTCCGCGGGATCCACACCTTCACCCTCCTCTATATCGCCTTGTTCTTCCTCGGCGTCGTCGTCCTCATGCTCGATGCCGGACGGGTCGGGATGGAACTGCAAGTGCTGGATGGGTTGAGTGCCATCGCTGCGACGATCGGCAACGTCGGGCCGGGCTTTGGCGTCGTCGGGCCGATGGAGAGCTACCTGCCGTTCCCCTGGACTTCGAAACTGTGGATGGTCTTTCTGATGTGGATCGGCCGCCTGGAAATCTTCCCGGTGCTCGTCCTGCTGACGCGGGCCTACTGGCGGTCCTAA
- the hemH gene encoding ferrochelatase, with protein sequence MSTAVLLLNFGEPATPEREAVVSYLERIFFNNREIEGDTTEAEARERSRELAERRAGPLIEEYGAIGGSPLNEQARNQADALQARLQERGRDVETYIGMQFTEPFIEDALDAAIDDGHDRIIGLPIYPLCGPSTTVDALEELRAAADEREFDGDVQELSGWHRHPDYPRLRVDNIADFADEQGVDLHDPETALVFSAHGTPQHYLEEGSRYDTYVTEYVETVAGLLGIDEYELGYQNHENRGIPWTEPEIEEVIETVDAERVVVEPISFIHEQSETLSELDVELKEEAEAEGLDFHRVPIPHDDDRFVGVLEDLVEPFIADFDPAVYQFRQCQCRDEPGTMCLNAPME encoded by the coding sequence ATGTCGACTGCTGTCCTGCTGTTGAACTTCGGTGAACCGGCCACCCCCGAACGCGAGGCCGTCGTCTCGTATCTCGAACGCATCTTCTTCAACAATCGCGAGATCGAGGGCGACACGACCGAGGCCGAGGCCCGCGAGCGCTCGCGTGAACTGGCCGAGCGCCGCGCCGGACCGCTGATCGAGGAGTACGGGGCGATCGGTGGCTCACCGCTGAACGAACAGGCCCGCAACCAGGCCGACGCCCTGCAAGCCCGACTTCAGGAACGCGGCCGCGATGTCGAGACCTACATCGGGATGCAGTTCACCGAGCCGTTCATCGAGGACGCCCTGGACGCGGCCATCGACGACGGCCACGACCGGATCATCGGCCTGCCGATCTATCCGCTCTGTGGCCCCTCGACGACCGTCGACGCACTGGAGGAACTGCGGGCGGCCGCCGACGAGCGCGAATTCGACGGCGATGTGCAGGAACTCTCGGGCTGGCACCGCCACCCCGATTATCCCCGCCTGCGGGTGGACAACATCGCCGACTTCGCCGACGAGCAGGGCGTCGACCTGCACGATCCCGAGACAGCGCTCGTCTTCTCTGCTCACGGGACGCCACAGCACTACCTCGAAGAGGGCAGTCGCTATGACACCTACGTCACCGAGTACGTCGAGACCGTCGCGGGCCTGCTCGGGATCGACGAGTACGAACTCGGCTACCAGAACCACGAGAACCGGGGCATCCCGTGGACCGAACCCGAGATCGAGGAGGTCATCGAGACCGTCGATGCCGAGCGGGTCGTCGTCGAGCCGATCAGCTTCATCCACGAACAGAGCGAGACGCTTTCGGAACTCGATGTCGAACTGAAAGAGGAGGCCGAGGCGGAAGGCCTCGATTTCCACCGCGTCCCGATCCCCCACGACGACGACCGCTTCGTCGGCGTCCTCGAGGATCTGGTCGAACCCTTCATCGCGGATTTTGACCCCGCCGTCTATCAGTTCCGGCAGTGCCAGTGCCGGGATGAACCGGGGACGATGTGTCTGAACGCGCCCATGGAGTAA
- the hemE gene encoding uroporphyrinogen decarboxylase, with amino-acid sequence MSELLVRAARGEHTERPPVWLMRQAGRHLPEYREIREEYDFLEAVTTPEIAAEITLQPWERYRPDGVVMFSDILTILEPLGFDYHIEPGKGPIVEEPVSGPTDIPPAYASIPDELDYVGALLDRLETRVGDETGVIGFAGGPFTLAAYAIAGHPTRNHYPVRQFRARHPDAFGDLLGIFAEAVTKFLNYQVEHGADVVQLFDTYASVLPPTDYQEFIQPLHREILSAVDAPTIVFVRNMSGRLDQLAATGADVVGLDWTVEMDAAREQLGDRAVQGNLDPSVLFADPATVRQRTRDVIEAAGARGHILNLGHGVHKDTPIEGVEAFVETAKSIER; translated from the coding sequence ATGAGTGAGCTACTCGTACGGGCTGCCCGCGGCGAGCACACGGAGCGGCCACCAGTTTGGCTGATGCGCCAGGCAGGTCGCCACCTCCCCGAGTATCGCGAGATCCGCGAGGAGTACGACTTCCTCGAAGCCGTGACGACCCCCGAGATCGCGGCCGAGATCACACTCCAGCCCTGGGAGCGGTACCGGCCCGACGGGGTGGTCATGTTCTCGGATATCCTGACGATCCTCGAACCGCTCGGGTTCGACTACCACATCGAACCGGGGAAAGGCCCGATCGTCGAAGAGCCCGTCTCCGGCCCGACCGATATTCCACCCGCATACGCATCCATCCCGGACGAACTCGATTACGTCGGGGCCTTGCTCGACCGCCTCGAAACGCGAGTCGGCGACGAAACCGGGGTCATCGGCTTCGCTGGCGGCCCCTTCACGCTTGCCGCCTACGCCATCGCCGGACATCCCACCCGGAATCACTACCCCGTCCGGCAGTTCCGGGCGCGCCATCCAGACGCATTCGGCGACCTGCTTGGGATCTTCGCCGAGGCCGTCACGAAATTCCTCAACTATCAAGTCGAGCACGGCGCGGACGTCGTCCAGCTATTCGACACGTACGCCAGCGTGCTCCCGCCCACAGACTACCAGGAATTCATCCAGCCCCTCCACCGCGAGATTCTGTCGGCGGTCGACGCTCCAACGATCGTCTTCGTCCGGAACATGAGCGGCCGACTCGACCAACTGGCGGCCACCGGTGCTGACGTCGTCGGTCTGGACTGGACCGTCGAGATGGACGCGGCCCGCGAGCAATTGGGCGATCGAGCCGTCCAGGGGAATCTCGATCCATCGGTCCTCTTTGCCGATCCGGCGACGGTCCGACAACGCACGCGAGACGTAATCGAGGCCGCCGGCGCTCGTGGTCACATTCTCAATCTCGGGCACGGCGTCCACAAAGACACGCCGATCGAGGGCGTCGAAGCCTTCGTCGAGACGGCAAAATCGATCGAGCGCTAG
- a CDS encoding adenylate kinase, with translation MSQPKILLLGPPGAGKGTQSSNLVDAFGVEHVTTGDALRSNKDMDISDLGLEYETPGEYMDRGELVPDEVVNAIVEQALTSADGFVLDGYPRNLDQAEELESMTDLDVIVSLSVSEAELVDRLTGRRVCEECGENYHVEFDQPAEEGVCDECGSELIQREDDQEDAVRNRLDVFAQNTEPVIEYYADRDAFVEIDGEQSLDAVWEDLEAAVEDTV, from the coding sequence ATGAGTCAGCCGAAAATTCTGCTGTTGGGACCGCCAGGCGCGGGGAAAGGCACACAGAGTTCGAATCTCGTCGATGCGTTCGGTGTCGAGCACGTCACAACGGGGGATGCACTCCGATCGAACAAGGACATGGACATCTCGGATCTCGGCCTGGAATACGAGACGCCGGGCGAGTACATGGATCGGGGCGAACTCGTTCCCGACGAAGTGGTCAACGCCATCGTCGAGCAGGCCCTGACCAGCGCGGATGGATTCGTTTTGGACGGCTATCCTCGGAATCTCGACCAGGCCGAAGAACTCGAATCGATGACCGATCTGGACGTCATCGTCTCGCTTTCGGTTTCCGAGGCCGAACTCGTCGATCGACTCACCGGCCGTCGCGTCTGTGAGGAGTGTGGCGAAAATTACCACGTCGAGTTCGACCAGCCAGCCGAGGAGGGCGTCTGTGACGAGTGTGGCAGCGAGTTGATCCAGCGTGAGGACGATCAGGAAGACGCTGTCCGTAATCGCCTCGATGTCTTCGCCCAGAACACCGAACCCGTCATCGAGTACTACGCCGATCGCGACGCGTTTGTCGAGATCGACGGCGAACAGTCCTTGGATGCGGTCTGGGAAGATTTAGAGGCGGCCGTCGAAGACACTGTCTGA
- a CDS encoding DUF106 domain-containing protein: MARTGKKIDRLVAEDGSMEGAIETVLSTADEQGTVSWGDVSDDLTSGQWGRLIETGLLVDADGDGFVVDDPEGVQEALEVAEPEDDEEGGWTTWDKLAGVGAVSLILGYSIPSIKNTVGTTLDTVLGPVESMLPFYMVILVLATLTGLWSALLQDNLMDMSGMGDHQEKMERLKERRKQAKEEGNDEELDRIQQEQMEMMSDQMGMFKQQIRPMVWIMLLTIPVFLWLYWRTGNLDLDGVAIVMPLFGEVANWNAGTLGPWPAWLFWYFICSLSFSQIVRKALNVQTTPT, from the coding sequence ATGGCACGGACAGGCAAGAAGATAGACCGTCTCGTCGCCGAGGACGGGAGCATGGAAGGGGCGATCGAGACGGTGCTGTCGACGGCCGACGAACAGGGTACTGTCTCGTGGGGTGACGTCAGCGACGACCTCACGAGCGGCCAGTGGGGCCGACTGATCGAAACTGGCCTGCTGGTCGACGCCGACGGTGACGGGTTCGTCGTCGACGATCCCGAGGGCGTCCAGGAGGCCCTGGAGGTCGCCGAACCCGAAGACGACGAGGAGGGTGGCTGGACGACCTGGGACAAACTCGCCGGCGTCGGCGCGGTATCGCTCATCCTGGGCTACTCGATCCCGTCGATCAAGAACACTGTCGGGACGACGCTCGATACCGTCTTGGGTCCGGTCGAGTCGATGTTGCCCTTCTACATGGTCATTCTCGTCTTGGCGACGCTGACGGGACTCTGGTCGGCCCTCCTCCAGGACAATCTCATGGACATGAGTGGGATGGGTGACCACCAGGAGAAGATGGAACGGCTCAAAGAGCGTCGCAAACAGGCCAAAGAAGAAGGAAACGACGAGGAACTCGATCGTATCCAGCAGGAACAGATGGAGATGATGAGCGACCAGATGGGCATGTTCAAACAGCAGATCCGCCCGATGGTCTGGATCATGCTGTTGACGATCCCGGTGTTCCTGTGGCTGTACTGGCGGACTGGGAATCTGGATCTGGACGGCGTGGCGATCGTCATGCCGTTGTTCGGCGAGGTCGCCAACTGGAATGCTGGGACGCTCGGTCCCTGGCCAGCCTGGCTGTTCTGGTATTTCATCTGTTCGCTATCCTTCAGCCAGATCGTCCGCAAGGCCCTGAACGTCCAGACGACGCCAACCTGA
- the cmk gene encoding (d)CMP kinase, with protein MLITVSGPAGSGKSTLAESLADALDYDHVSGGDIFRSLAEERGMTPLELNKQAEDDEAIDLDLDRRLRTTAQDRDDLVLESRLAGWMAGDHADLKLWLDAPLTIRADRISQRENKPIEQAKTETKERGQSEAQRYQDYYGIDIDDLSIYDLAINTARWSPQGVLSVVLHAVESYEANGDEGKAPIDDIDYDF; from the coding sequence ATGTTGATCACCGTCTCCGGCCCCGCCGGCAGCGGCAAGAGTACGCTCGCGGAGAGTCTCGCCGACGCGTTAGACTACGATCACGTCAGCGGCGGCGACATCTTCCGATCGCTGGCCGAGGAACGGGGGATGACGCCACTCGAACTGAACAAGCAGGCCGAAGACGACGAGGCAATCGACCTGGACCTGGATCGACGCCTCCGGACGACGGCCCAGGATCGTGACGATCTCGTGTTAGAATCTCGGCTGGCCGGCTGGATGGCCGGTGATCACGCGGACCTGAAGCTTTGGCTGGATGCCCCGCTCACCATCCGAGCTGATCGAATCTCTCAGCGGGAGAACAAACCGATCGAACAGGCCAAAACCGAGACCAAGGAGCGTGGCCAGAGCGAAGCCCAGCGATATCAGGACTACTACGGTATCGATATCGACGATCTGTCGATCTACGACCTGGCGATCAACACTGCTCGCTGGAGTCCCCAGGGCGTGTTGAGCGTCGTCCTGCACGCCGTCGAGTCCTACGAGGCAAACGGCGACGAAGGCAAAGCTCCCATCGACGACATCGACTACGACTTCTAA
- a CDS encoding RNA-guided pseudouridylation complex pseudouridine synthase subunit Cbf5, whose protein sequence is MTLRGPPEERSPAALLQFGVVNLDKPPGPSAHQVAAWMRDLADVERAAHAGTLDPKVTGCLPMLVGDATRIAQVFDDSVKEYVAVLELHDRVQAADLARVATEFEGEIYQKPPKKSAVVRRLRSREILDLDVLEQQDRQALLRVRCASGTYIRKLCHDIGLALGTGAHMDDLRRVGTEPFDDSELVTLHDVTDALSWWRDNGDPEPLRDVVQPAERALVDLPAVTIAESAAASVAEGAPVYAPGVIDADDGLDPAAEPLVACYTPNGAAVCLGRLVGEPTANAGPVVDLERVLV, encoded by the coding sequence ATGACACTCCGTGGCCCGCCTGAAGAACGCTCGCCCGCCGCATTGCTCCAGTTTGGGGTGGTCAACCTCGATAAGCCACCCGGCCCCTCCGCCCACCAGGTCGCCGCCTGGATGCGCGACCTGGCCGACGTCGAGCGGGCGGCCCACGCCGGCACGCTCGACCCGAAGGTGACCGGCTGCCTGCCGATGTTGGTGGGTGACGCGACGCGCATCGCACAGGTTTTCGACGATAGCGTCAAGGAATACGTCGCCGTCCTGGAACTACACGATCGCGTGCAGGCAGCCGATCTGGCGCGGGTCGCCACCGAATTCGAGGGCGAGATCTACCAGAAACCACCCAAGAAAAGCGCCGTCGTCCGCCGCCTCCGCAGCCGGGAAATTTTGGACCTGGACGTGCTGGAACAGCAAGACCGACAGGCCCTCCTTCGTGTGCGCTGTGCGAGTGGCACCTACATTCGGAAACTGTGTCACGATATCGGCCTCGCCCTGGGGACTGGCGCGCACATGGACGATCTCCGCCGGGTCGGGACCGAGCCCTTCGACGACAGCGAATTGGTGACACTGCACGACGTCACCGACGCGCTTTCGTGGTGGCGGGACAACGGCGATCCCGAACCACTGCGAGACGTTGTGCAGCCAGCCGAACGGGCGCTGGTCGATCTCCCCGCGGTGACGATCGCCGAGAGCGCCGCAGCGTCGGTCGCGGAAGGGGCACCTGTCTACGCCCCGGGCGTGATCGACGCCGACGATGGGCTCGATCCCGCCGCTGAACCGCTCGTGGCCTGCTACACCCCAAACGGGGCTGCGGTCTGTCTCGGACGGCTCGTGGGGGAGCCAACAGCCAATGCGGGGCCGGTCGTGGACCTCGAACGCGTGCTGGTATAA
- a CDS encoding sensor histidine kinase KdpD — MDRDHAVSALVRRVSVGGLVISLLGFTLTRFTVTLTLDGDPLRFVVAGLLPLTLGLGLSAFGIALAIGSVGREYARTTAVWTVVGAGAMLVLVVLTIVGAGIDQMGQMGGVTPGAYLSNFLIGGAIGGALTGLYAAENRKQRIALRQQTDRLAVLNRSLRDRVLNAVLAIDGQMSVVADRDDPQLYQQVASTVRDQADTIQRTVEDVKYLARSTADAQKHLDAIDLTQALEEAIASVEAEYPDVEIEVTDRPDGEIAVWGNVMLERAIEHVLARAADDEATTRVRIAVESTARTARLRVTDDGEGLSPAQRRILEGGASGEYDDPSVGFGLNVVRLVTDTLDGNITCAETNGETTVEVEAPRADTDTRPGQASGTDVRAYGVPTTDLGIAVGAAILAGIAMGLVGQATSGVVPIIGALYGNTNALVGWVTHEFHSVVFGLVFAGILATVPEGYAEDWRWCLATGLGWAFTLWLVASGIVMPLWLELVGIPAVVPSLSPWGLLSHLVWGLTLSVLYMGGTMVLDRRGLAKSG, encoded by the coding sequence ATGGACCGGGACCACGCCGTCTCCGCGCTCGTCCGGCGCGTGTCCGTCGGTGGCTTGGTCATCTCACTGCTGGGGTTCACGTTGACTCGCTTCACCGTCACATTGACTCTCGACGGTGACCCGCTGCGGTTCGTGGTCGCGGGACTACTCCCGTTGACGCTCGGGCTCGGCCTGTCGGCGTTCGGAATCGCCCTCGCGATCGGCTCCGTCGGTCGCGAGTACGCCCGGACGACGGCGGTCTGGACGGTCGTCGGTGCCGGCGCGATGCTCGTACTCGTCGTCCTGACAATCGTCGGCGCTGGGATCGATCAGATGGGCCAGATGGGGGGCGTTACCCCCGGAGCGTACCTGTCGAATTTCCTCATCGGCGGGGCCATCGGTGGCGCGCTGACGGGCCTGTACGCGGCCGAGAACCGCAAACAACGAATTGCCCTTCGCCAGCAGACAGACCGGCTGGCGGTACTCAACCGGAGCCTGCGCGATCGGGTGCTCAACGCCGTCCTGGCGATCGACGGCCAGATGAGCGTCGTTGCCGATCGCGACGATCCGCAACTGTACCAACAGGTCGCCAGCACCGTCCGCGATCAGGCCGACACCATTCAGCGGACCGTCGAGGACGTCAAGTACCTCGCACGATCGACGGCCGACGCCCAGAAACACCTCGATGCGATCGATCTCACCCAGGCCCTGGAGGAAGCGATCGCATCCGTCGAGGCGGAGTATCCCGACGTCGAGATCGAGGTGACCGACAGACCTGACGGTGAGATCGCTGTCTGGGGCAACGTGATGCTCGAACGCGCGATCGAGCACGTACTCGCGCGGGCAGCCGACGACGAGGCCACGACACGTGTGAGGATCGCCGTCGAATCGACTGCTCGGACCGCTCGACTTCGAGTCACCGACGACGGCGAGGGACTGTCCCCGGCCCAACGACGCATTCTCGAAGGTGGTGCCAGTGGCGAGTACGACGACCCGTCGGTCGGGTTCGGTCTCAACGTGGTGCGGCTGGTGACCGACACCCTGGACGGGAACATCACGTGTGCCGAGACCAACGGCGAGACGACCGTCGAAGTAGAAGCGCCGCGAGCCGACACCGACACGCGTCCCGGCCAGGCAAGTGGGACCGATGTCCGGGCCTACGGCGTCCCGACGACCGATCTGGGGATCGCAGTGGGGGCGGCCATCCTCGCCGGGATCGCCATGGGACTGGTCGGACAGGCGACATCCGGTGTCGTGCCGATCATCGGCGCGCTGTACGGCAACACGAACGCACTCGTCGGGTGGGTTACCCACGAGTTCCACAGCGTCGTCTTCGGCCTCGTGTTCGCTGGAATACTCGCGACGGTGCCGGAGGGGTACGCCGAGGACTGGCGATGGTGTCTGGCGACCGGATTGGGCTGGGCATTTACCCTGTGGCTGGTTGCCTCGGGGATCGTCATGCCACTCTGGCTCGAACTCGTCGGGATTCCAGCGGTCGTCCCGAGTCTCTCACCCTGGGGTCTGCTTAGCCATCTGGTGTGGGGTCTGACACTCAGCGTCTTGTACATGGGCGGGACGATGGTGCTCGACCGACGAGGACTCGCCAAATCGGGGTGA
- a CDS encoding HypC/HybG/HupF family hydrogenase formation chaperone, with amino-acid sequence MCLGIPGEIVEINGNEARAEFWDVEKTVRIDVVDEDVAVGDHILNHAGFAIRKIPEEEVEETMEIYESFLEGDEDEALEEIGASDGQQLGIEGR; translated from the coding sequence ATGTGTCTAGGCATCCCTGGAGAGATCGTCGAAATAAACGGAAACGAAGCGCGCGCCGAGTTCTGGGACGTCGAGAAGACGGTCCGGATCGACGTCGTCGATGAGGACGTCGCGGTGGGTGATCACATCCTCAATCACGCTGGCTTCGCCATCCGGAAGATCCCCGAAGAGGAAGTCGAGGAGACGATGGAGATCTACGAATCGTTCCTCGAAGGCGACGAAGACGAAGCCTTAGAAGAGATCGGCGCCAGCGACGGCCAACAGCTCGGGATCGAGGGTCGATAG